A stretch of the Lolium perenne isolate Kyuss_39 chromosome 3, Kyuss_2.0, whole genome shotgun sequence genome encodes the following:
- the LOC127314470 gene encoding late embryogenesis abundant protein B19.3-like, whose amino-acid sequence MAQQVEKAAELQDPEIRAELDRLAREEGETVVVNGGTGGKTLEAQERLAEGRKKGGRSRTTESGNERAEEDGGVVIEPDEKLLEEVKKDLGRQ is encoded by the exons ATGGCACAGCAGGTGGAGAAGGCGGCGGAGTTGCAGGACCCGGAGATCCGGGCGGAGCTGGACCGCCTCGCCCGCGAGGAGGGAGAGACCGTCGTCGTCAATGGCGGCACCGGCGGCAAGACCCTCGAGGCGCAGGAGCGCCTGGCCGAAG GGCGTAAGAAGGGAGGGCGGAGCCGTACGACGGAGTCCGGCAACGAGCGCGCCGAGGAAGACGGCGGTGTGGTCATAGAGCCGGATGAGAAGCTGCTCGAGGAGGTCAAGAAGGACCTCGGGCGCCAGTGA